In the genome of Falsirhodobacter halotolerans, one region contains:
- a CDS encoding HNH endonuclease, translating into MAPRLKAMPSLLPAAPSALPSISSDWSKKRDQAVSWRKWYHTARWQKLRKGVLVRDLFTCQRCGRIEGNTSLLVADHKEPHRGDETLFWDAGNLQCLCQSCHSSDKQQEERRL; encoded by the coding sequence ATGGCACCAAGATTGAAAGCGATGCCGTCGCTGCTGCCCGCCGCCCCGTCCGCGTTGCCCTCGATCAGTTCGGATTGGTCGAAGAAGCGTGACCAAGCGGTGTCGTGGCGCAAGTGGTATCACACGGCGCGGTGGCAGAAGCTGCGGAAGGGTGTGCTGGTGCGGGATCTGTTCACCTGCCAGCGATGCGGGCGGATCGAGGGAAACACCTCGCTGCTGGTCGCGGACCACAAGGAGCCGCACCGGGGCGATGAGACGCTGTTCTGGGATGCGGGCAATCTGCAATGCCTTTGCCAGTCCTGCCACAGCAGCGACAAGCAGCAGGAAGAGCGGCGCTTATAG
- a CDS encoding resolvase: protein MTEVFDLFGNPVEAGTGKPGRPRKDATPEDRNKVKMLLAFGWSNERMARTLRMSLPTFRRNFFQELEERDAARDMLDARRIEIAMGLANDGNVGALKELGKMLEKSDLMGMERRLRDAQSDEKSKDDLVTAAAPQPGKKEAAKAAAKTAGDGSLWGDDLKPGIH from the coding sequence ATGACAGAGGTTTTCGACCTGTTCGGGAACCCCGTTGAGGCGGGGACCGGCAAGCCCGGACGGCCCCGCAAGGACGCCACGCCGGAAGATCGCAACAAAGTCAAGATGTTACTGGCGTTCGGCTGGTCCAACGAACGGATGGCCCGAACGCTCCGCATGTCGTTGCCGACATTTCGGCGCAATTTTTTTCAGGAGCTCGAAGAGCGCGACGCGGCCCGCGACATGCTCGACGCCCGCCGGATCGAGATCGCCATGGGCCTCGCCAACGACGGCAATGTCGGCGCGCTGAAGGAGTTGGGAAAGATGCTGGAAAAATCGGACCTGATGGGGATGGAGCGCCGGTTGCGTGATGCGCAGTCGGATGAGAAGTCCAAGGACGATCTGGTCACCGCAGCGGCTCCGCAACCCGGTAAGAAGGAAGCGGCGAAGGCGGCGGCGAAAACGGCTGGCGACGGAAGCCTCTGGGGCGATGACCTGAAACCCGGCATCCACTGA
- a CDS encoding terminase large subunit, which yields MTAPIRSTAWSTAVPDWKERIRKGRSLIPDLPLHDAVAEKALRIFKRLRVPDIIGTPTYGDSCGEWVFDLVRVIFGSYDPETKRRALREFFLLIPKKNGKSSIAAAIIVTAAILNERPEAELLLIAPTQKIAGIAYKQAKGIIALDDDLAKLFHVQNHLMTITHRNTGAMILVKAASPDVITGSKSTFILIDETHVFAQMAKASEVFVEIRGALAARPDGFLLQITTQSKKPPAGVFKAELTKAREVRDGVRAFPMLAVLYELPPEDANDGGWKKPENWGRVNPHLGRSVDPEWLRDEVETAELEGPEKLALIASQHFNVEIGLGLHADRWPGAIYWREAALEKMTLDRLIDSCDVATVGIDGGGLDDLMALAVIGRHRKSRAWIHWARAWAQPDVLERRKEIVPRLRDFERDGDLVFCQSSEQQEAEVADICEKLFLAGVLPEANGIGLDSAGIATLLDALASRGMDQPLVTAVTQGWKLQAAVLTLPRKLKDKTMRTSGQPLMDWAVGNAKVELRGSNYLITKQASGAAKIDPLMATFNAAMLMFLNPQAKPSLDEFLNDPIMVV from the coding sequence ATGACGGCCCCCATACGTTCGACCGCATGGTCAACGGCGGTCCCGGATTGGAAAGAGCGCATCCGCAAGGGGCGGTCGCTGATCCCGGACCTGCCGTTGCACGATGCCGTGGCCGAAAAGGCGTTGCGGATCTTCAAACGCCTCCGGGTGCCGGACATCATCGGCACCCCGACCTATGGCGACAGCTGCGGGGAATGGGTCTTTGACCTCGTCCGCGTGATCTTCGGATCCTACGATCCCGAGACCAAGCGCCGCGCGCTGCGGGAATTCTTCTTGCTGATCCCGAAGAAGAACGGCAAGTCCTCGATCGCTGCCGCGATCATCGTCACGGCGGCGATCCTGAACGAGCGGCCCGAAGCCGAACTGCTGCTGATCGCGCCGACGCAGAAGATTGCGGGAATCGCCTACAAGCAGGCCAAGGGCATCATCGCCCTGGATGATGATCTGGCGAAGCTGTTCCACGTCCAGAACCATCTGATGACCATCACGCACCGCAACACCGGCGCGATGATCCTTGTCAAAGCGGCCTCGCCGGACGTCATCACCGGCTCGAAATCAACGTTCATCCTCATCGATGAGACGCACGTCTTTGCCCAGATGGCGAAGGCGTCGGAGGTGTTCGTGGAAATCCGCGGGGCCTTGGCCGCGCGGCCCGACGGGTTCCTCTTGCAGATCACGACCCAGTCGAAGAAGCCGCCTGCCGGTGTCTTCAAGGCTGAACTGACCAAGGCGCGTGAAGTGCGGGACGGCGTTCGGGCCTTCCCGATGCTGGCGGTTCTTTATGAATTGCCGCCCGAGGATGCCAACGATGGCGGGTGGAAAAAGCCGGAGAACTGGGGCCGGGTCAATCCGCACCTGGGGCGGTCGGTCGATCCCGAATGGCTTCGCGACGAGGTGGAGACGGCGGAACTGGAAGGGCCGGAAAAGCTGGCGCTGATCGCCTCCCAGCATTTCAACGTGGAGATCGGCCTCGGCCTTCATGCCGATCGGTGGCCCGGCGCCATCTACTGGCGCGAGGCCGCGCTTGAGAAGATGACGCTCGACCGCCTGATTGACAGCTGCGACGTGGCGACTGTCGGGATCGACGGCGGCGGGTTGGACGACCTCATGGCCTTGGCGGTGATTGGTCGGCACCGGAAATCGCGGGCGTGGATCCACTGGGCCCGTGCCTGGGCGCAGCCGGACGTGCTGGAACGCCGGAAAGAGATCGTGCCGCGCCTGCGGGACTTCGAACGCGATGGCGATCTAGTGTTCTGCCAGTCGTCCGAGCAGCAGGAGGCGGAGGTCGCGGACATCTGCGAAAAGCTGTTCCTCGCGGGCGTCCTGCCCGAGGCGAACGGCATCGGCCTCGACAGCGCGGGAATCGCCACTTTGCTCGATGCCCTAGCATCGCGCGGGATGGATCAGCCGCTGGTGACAGCGGTGACGCAGGGCTGGAAACTGCAAGCGGCGGTTCTGACGCTGCCCCGGAAGCTGAAGGACAAGACCATGCGCACCTCGGGCCAGCCCCTGATGGATTGGGCCGTGGGCAACGCCAAGGTCGAACTGCGGGGGAGTAACTACCTGATCACGAAGCAGGCGTCCGGCGCAGCGAAGATCGACCCGCTCATGGCGACGTTTAACGCGGCGATGCTGATGTTTCTGAACCCGCAGGCCAAGCCCAGCTTGGACGAATTTCTGAATGACCCAATCATGGTGGTGTGA
- a CDS encoding phage portal protein has translation MSIITKLASTLPARVRSEVYEVEKEKRTREGGGADVLSRIFGRRSAAGKPVNLQTAMQLSAVWACVRQTATVISSLPLSVYDKRDNGSRDTVADRFAEVLTVSPNADQTGMEFWEGMVAWLMTNGNCYAERTDGRLGLSQLRTLPSISTEPFRNADGDLMYRVRDRGKTEVLPRDKVFHVRGFGFGSDVGLSPITFGVQTMGTALAAEESAGKIFGNGMQVSGILKAGQTLTAEQRVQARKMLEAYRGSEAAWKVMVLEAGLDFQTLTMNPEDAQMLETRRFSVEDICRWFGVPPIVVGHAGQGQTMWGSGVEQIMIAWMNTGLNPILRRIEGRVRKDLIAPGQRIKRYAEFNREGILQMDSKAKAEFLTKLVSNGIMSRNEAREKLNLARRDGADDLTAQTAMAPVQDLGKEDTP, from the coding sequence ATGTCGATCATTACAAAGTTGGCATCGACACTGCCCGCCCGGGTGCGGTCTGAGGTCTATGAGGTCGAGAAGGAAAAGCGGACTCGCGAAGGTGGAGGCGCAGATGTGCTGTCGCGGATATTCGGTCGCCGGTCCGCTGCCGGAAAGCCGGTCAACCTTCAGACCGCCATGCAGCTGTCGGCGGTTTGGGCCTGCGTCCGACAGACCGCCACGGTGATCTCATCCCTGCCGCTGTCGGTCTATGACAAGCGCGACAACGGATCGCGGGACACGGTGGCGGATCGGTTTGCCGAAGTGCTGACCGTTTCGCCCAATGCCGATCAGACCGGCATGGAATTCTGGGAAGGCATGGTTGCGTGGCTGATGACCAACGGCAATTGCTATGCCGAACGGACGGACGGGCGGCTTGGCCTGTCGCAGCTGCGCACCCTGCCGTCGATCTCGACCGAACCGTTTCGGAACGCAGATGGCGATCTGATGTATCGCGTCCGGGATAGGGGAAAGACCGAAGTCCTCCCGCGCGACAAGGTGTTCCATGTCCGGGGCTTCGGCTTCGGTTCGGATGTCGGCCTGTCGCCCATCACCTTCGGGGTGCAGACGATGGGCACGGCGCTGGCGGCGGAGGAAAGCGCGGGCAAGATCTTCGGCAACGGCATGCAGGTGTCGGGCATCCTAAAGGCCGGTCAGACGCTGACGGCGGAACAGCGGGTTCAGGCCCGCAAGATGCTGGAAGCCTATCGCGGGTCCGAGGCGGCGTGGAAGGTGATGGTGCTGGAGGCCGGTCTCGACTTCCAGACGCTGACCATGAACCCCGAAGATGCGCAGATGCTGGAGACGCGGCGATTCTCGGTCGAGGATATCTGCCGCTGGTTCGGGGTGCCGCCCATCGTTGTCGGCCATGCGGGCCAAGGCCAGACCATGTGGGGATCGGGCGTCGAGCAGATCATGATCGCTTGGATGAACACCGGCCTGAACCCGATCCTGCGGCGCATCGAAGGCCGGGTTCGCAAAGACCTGATCGCCCCCGGTCAACGCATCAAACGCTACGCCGAGTTCAACCGGGAGGGCATCCTCCAGATGGACAGCAAGGCCAAGGCCGAATTCCTCACCAAGCTAGTGAGCAACGGCATCATGTCGCGCAATGAGGCGCGGGAAAAACTCAACCTCGCCCGCCGCGATGGGGCGGACGATCTGACGGCACAGACGGCGATGGCCCCGGTGCAGGATCTCGGAAAAGAGGATACGCCATGA
- a CDS encoding head maturation protease, ClpP-related translates to MTLRTLPKADIASRPGLRSDVTPKSLSRWNPDVRAAADETEATISILDPIGMDYWGDGVTAKRITAALRSIGDRDAVVNVNSPGGDFFEGLAIYNALREHKAKVTVNILGVAASAASVIAMAGDEIRIARAGFLMIHNTWVVAAGDRNAFIEVADWLAPFDDVSADIYAARTGIAKDKIAAMLDRETWISGSAAVEQGFADGLLSADEIDAGSDAQQSGGSARAEKRFDVLAHKGGMSRVEARQLLTDLKGGKPGAASDITPGADVAQGLRSFLESLKSI, encoded by the coding sequence ATGACGCTCCGCACACTTCCCAAGGCCGATATCGCGTCCCGTCCGGGTCTGCGCAGCGATGTGACGCCCAAGTCGCTGTCACGCTGGAACCCGGACGTGCGGGCGGCGGCGGATGAGACCGAAGCAACAATCTCGATCCTCGATCCGATCGGCATGGATTATTGGGGCGACGGCGTCACGGCCAAGCGGATCACAGCGGCCCTGCGGTCGATCGGGGATCGCGATGCTGTCGTGAACGTCAATTCCCCCGGCGGCGACTTTTTCGAAGGGCTGGCCATCTACAACGCGCTGCGCGAGCATAAGGCCAAGGTGACGGTCAACATTCTGGGCGTTGCCGCCTCCGCCGCCTCGGTCATCGCCATGGCGGGGGATGAAATCCGCATCGCCCGCGCGGGCTTCCTGATGATCCACAACACGTGGGTCGTCGCCGCCGGGGATCGCAACGCCTTCATCGAGGTGGCCGATTGGCTGGCCCCGTTCGATGACGTGTCTGCCGACATCTACGCCGCCCGCACCGGGATCGCGAAGGACAAGATCGCGGCCATGCTTGACCGCGAAACGTGGATCTCCGGTTCGGCGGCTGTCGAACAGGGCTTTGCCGATGGCTTGCTGTCGGCGGATGAGATCGACGCGGGCAGCGATGCGCAGCAGAGCGGCGGCAGCGCCCGCGCGGAAAAGAGATTTGATGTGCTGGCCCATAAGGGCGGCATGTCGCGGGTGGAAGCGCGTCAGCTTCTGACCGACCTGAAAGGGGGCAAGCCCGGTGCTGCCTCGGACATCACGCCCGGTGCTGATGTCGCCCAGGGGCTTCGCAGCTTCTTGGAAAGCCTGAAATCCATCTGA
- a CDS encoding phage major capsid protein, translating into MKKSLMPLASLAALMAAQPVAVIGSVRADAGGGDVAQLMKDVKAQLDRVTGETNKTAENALKEAQKAGALTAETKTSVDQLLNQQGVLQTAFDKLEKHIEGMDANHLELEQRLGGKRGDGGDLRQTLGMAIAQHDGVKGFTKGSLTFTVSNAITTGSASAGALKVPQRETEIVGLPRRQFFVRDLLSRNTTDTDLIQYARLKTRDLKAAPVEETTIKPMSNLEYEEADAKVVTLAHWIPVSRQAMDDIPQLQGEIDNELVYGLDLTEENQILSGDGEGQNLPGLITNATAYSAAYEPEGSTRIDRLRFAMLEASLAGYPADGMVLNEIEWALIETTKDNEGRYIFANPLGLAGPVLWSRPIVATPQIAQGDFLTGAFRVAATIYDRMDTEIAISSEDRDNFVKNMLTVRAEKRLALAIKRRAALVHGSFAVA; encoded by the coding sequence ATGAAGAAATCCCTGATGCCGCTGGCAAGCCTGGCGGCGCTTATGGCTGCGCAACCCGTGGCCGTGATCGGTTCGGTTCGGGCCGATGCCGGTGGTGGCGATGTCGCGCAGCTGATGAAAGACGTGAAAGCGCAGCTGGATCGCGTCACCGGCGAGACGAACAAGACCGCCGAGAATGCACTGAAGGAAGCGCAGAAGGCAGGTGCCCTAACGGCGGAGACGAAAACCTCGGTCGATCAGCTGCTGAATCAGCAGGGGGTTTTGCAAACGGCGTTCGACAAGCTGGAAAAGCATATCGAGGGCATGGATGCGAACCACCTCGAACTCGAACAGCGTCTTGGTGGCAAGCGGGGCGACGGCGGCGATCTTCGCCAGACCCTCGGCATGGCCATCGCGCAGCATGACGGGGTCAAGGGCTTCACCAAGGGCAGCCTGACCTTCACCGTCAGCAACGCGATCACCACCGGTTCGGCCTCGGCCGGCGCGCTGAAGGTGCCGCAGCGCGAGACCGAAATCGTCGGCCTGCCGCGCCGCCAGTTCTTCGTCCGCGATCTGCTGTCGCGCAACACCACCGACACCGACCTGATCCAATATGCGCGCCTGAAAACGCGGGATCTGAAAGCGGCCCCGGTCGAAGAGACGACCATCAAGCCGATGTCGAACCTCGAATACGAAGAAGCGGATGCAAAGGTCGTCACGCTGGCGCACTGGATCCCGGTGTCGCGCCAGGCGATGGACGATATCCCGCAGCTTCAGGGCGAGATCGACAACGAGCTGGTCTACGGCCTCGACCTGACCGAAGAAAACCAGATCCTGTCGGGGGACGGCGAAGGGCAGAACCTGCCGGGGCTGATCACCAACGCCACGGCTTACAGCGCGGCCTATGAGCCGGAAGGCTCCACCCGGATCGACCGCCTGCGCTTTGCCATGCTGGAGGCCAGCCTTGCCGGTTATCCGGCGGATGGCATGGTGCTGAACGAGATCGAATGGGCGCTGATCGAAACGACCAAGGACAACGAAGGCCGCTACATCTTCGCCAATCCCCTTGGTCTGGCCGGTCCGGTTCTGTGGAGCCGCCCGATCGTCGCCACGCCGCAGATCGCGCAGGGCGACTTCCTGACCGGGGCGTTCCGCGTGGCGGCCACGATCTATGACCGCATGGACACGGAAATCGCGATCTCCAGCGAAGACCGCGACAACTTCGTCAAGAACATGCTGACGGTGCGGGCCGAAAAGCGGCTGGCGCTGGCCATCAAGCGCCGCGCCGCGCTGGTTCACGGCTCGTTCGCCGTCGCCTGA
- a CDS encoding head-tail connector protein has product MIVDLSLLKTHCRIDHDAEDMVLFAYAEAAQAQIEHWIGRRVYARASDLPPAGSPSHDPYQLVADASITVAVLMLVGRMYDDERTGGANVGFNATPPAAVQSILAGYRVFRSLSDE; this is encoded by the coding sequence GTGATCGTCGATCTGAGCCTGCTGAAGACGCACTGTCGCATAGACCACGACGCCGAAGACATGGTTCTTTTCGCGTATGCCGAGGCGGCGCAGGCGCAGATCGAACATTGGATCGGTCGCCGTGTCTATGCGCGGGCGTCCGACCTTCCTCCAGCCGGTTCACCATCTCACGACCCGTACCAGCTGGTGGCCGATGCTTCGATCACCGTTGCGGTCCTGATGCTGGTGGGCCGCATGTATGATGATGAGCGGACCGGCGGGGCAAATGTCGGATTCAATGCAACGCCGCCCGCCGCCGTGCAGAGCATTCTGGCGGGCTATCGCGTGTTCCGGTCCTTGTCGGACGAATAG
- a CDS encoding phage head closure protein — MNRTAAMDRRVQFFRGTMIDDGHQSRVSDFRPHGFPVWAQKSPVSDGERFRADAVARDNTDRFQVRWSAFTSAITAADRLKCEGVTYGISGIKEIGRRERLEITAHRLSP, encoded by the coding sequence ATGAACAGAACCGCAGCTATGGACCGCCGTGTCCAGTTTTTTCGCGGAACGATGATCGATGACGGGCACCAGTCCCGTGTTTCGGACTTCCGCCCGCACGGGTTCCCGGTATGGGCGCAGAAGTCGCCGGTCAGCGATGGGGAGCGGTTTCGCGCGGACGCGGTGGCGCGGGACAACACCGATCGATTTCAGGTGCGTTGGTCAGCGTTCACCTCCGCGATCACCGCGGCGGATCGCCTGAAATGCGAAGGTGTCACCTATGGCATCAGCGGGATCAAGGAGATCGGACGCCGGGAGCGGCTGGAGATCACCGCGCATCGGCTGTCGCCATGA
- a CDS encoding HK97-gp10 family putative phage morphogenesis protein, whose translation MTFRIDGDKALMHALQQIGRRSTQIAVTRRALQKAAEPMRVKAEQYAPIGPTGNLSSGIKISVRAKGEVGRAAYAATMRETGGDKAAAVAALRTARRTFRALNPPAMLYLGPVQALFYAHFVEFGTRPHPNKGRFTGTQHPGTAPDPFLRPAFDEEAQATIARVARLIWTEIEKNATRTARRRARAGGS comes from the coding sequence ATGACGTTCCGCATCGACGGCGACAAGGCGCTGATGCACGCGTTGCAGCAGATCGGACGGCGCAGTACGCAGATCGCCGTGACGCGCCGGGCGCTGCAAAAGGCGGCGGAGCCGATGCGGGTCAAGGCCGAGCAATACGCGCCCATCGGCCCCACGGGAAACCTGTCGAGCGGTATCAAGATCAGCGTGCGGGCCAAGGGAGAGGTCGGACGCGCCGCCTATGCGGCCACCATGCGGGAAACGGGGGGCGACAAGGCGGCGGCGGTGGCCGCGCTGCGGACGGCGCGGCGGACGTTCCGCGCCCTCAACCCACCCGCAATGCTCTACCTCGGCCCGGTGCAGGCATTGTTCTACGCCCACTTTGTCGAGTTCGGTACCAGGCCCCATCCCAATAAGGGGCGCTTTACGGGAACGCAGCATCCTGGCACCGCGCCCGATCCGTTCCTGCGCCCCGCCTTTGACGAGGAGGCGCAGGCGACAATTGCGCGCGTTGCCCGTCTGATCTGGACAGAAATCGAGAAGAACGCCACGCGCACAGCACGACGGAGGGCCAGAGCCGGTGGAAGTTGA